AAACATACAAGTTTGTTGCCAGTGCCTGGGTAGTAAAGTCCAGCATTGGCTAGTTTACGTACATTCATAGACATCAGTAATTGGTTTAGAGGAGCAAAAGATGCCATTCTATTCATGGTAATAGAGAGACAAATTTCCAACGGATCAGGACGGTTTTGTTGCTGTACTTTTCCTCTTGCTGCTGTCTCCGGACGGCCAAGTCTTGCCGTGTCTCTCGCTAAATCGGGTTCGTCTTGTCCTTTGGTGCCGTAACCTTGTGCCATGTTTGCTTTGTGAGATGTTTTTgcctttctttttgttttcttttaatgaaTAATGTGATTAGTTTGGATCACCACTATCTTCAGCCTTCATTGTTAAGAATCTTCTGTCTTCTCCATCGCCTTGTACACGTGTTTTGCTGAAATAGTTCACATCACAAAATGTATTGGTACACTGTCAAATCAAgacaacatttctttaaaattaCAAAATTCCTGTAAAACTCCGACTGCCCTGTTCCATCATGTCATTTCTTCCTCAGACCAACCTACGAGATATCAAAGAAATTAATGCATAAAGTCTTGACCAATTCTCTTTGCGCACAGTTTAGAGCTATAAAACACAAATATTATCCCGCCCATGTACACATCAAAACTGTACGGACACACTAGGCCTATTGCCAATATGTACCCCATAGACCCTACAGTGTAAGAGTCCGTTGCTTAAACACGTCTAGGAGGCCAAGTTATCCAACTTGGTAATGCCAGCCAAGATACACCTAGGTGGGTACAATGGTAAGTAGCTAAGTAAACAAAACTACAAAGCCAGAGGCAACCGGATACTCTATTGACATTACATAGGGAACAAAAGTCTGGGCTTCGGGCTCTACAAattacaagcaagcaagcaatgtGTTAGAATAAGTTACGAAATAAAATTGATAGGCACACAGAAAATGTACTGATGCTGCGTTTTGGGGTAAGCTATTGTTACACCCAAATTAACTTGAACAACCGCCCTTGAAAAACACAGGTAAATTTCCCAGAATCCTCAGCAAAGCAATTTCTAGCTGCGTCACACGAAGTCCAAAATGGAGGCAAAATCTACTACTCATACTACTCATAAAAAAGAAGCTGTACGACTTTTCTTCACCTGTGAACCTTGGCTTTTGACCTTGACATCTTTATACGTGGCTAAGGGTCAGCTGATAGAGCCAGTGATTGGTTGAGAGGGGTTGACGGGGATGACCTGGGCGCTGTCAACCTTCCCTGTACATAAGtgggggtgatgacgtcacatggGCAGCTCAGGCGGGAAATTTCTGTGATGTCAGATTCTAAAAATAGCCCAAACGTAACGGCTGTTATGTGATTAGAAAGTGAAAGGGATTcgatgagaaaaaaaaagacaggtgGAGCCAGAAATTTAACAGAAACGGATCATTGACATTGTTTTAGGAATAGTAAAGAAGGTGATAGTCTCTTGACTTGCATAATTACTATTAAATAAGGTCAGCAGGATACGCTTTCCGGACCTCAGAAGTAAATGTTGAAAGTATGCAAACTTTAAACAATCATGTAACTATACTTGTGTTAAAAGCCACCAAGATTATAGTTCCTTTCACTTTTCATCTGAAACATTACAGATTTCTTAAAGACAGTTTTCACGACTAGGTTAATCCTAGGTTCCTGTTCATTTATTCGGAAGTCGAAAAGCAGAACTCCTTGCAGCTCCGGATTTCAATAGCTACAAAATGCAAGGGAAGATTGAAAAGAGGAAGTGAGTCAACTCAAAAGCCTATGGTAGGGCGAAATGCTGAAGATGACTAACTGAAAAACACTGATATACAAGTCGGAAGTGTCTTCCGAATTGTGTTGCCACACAATAAGACTGAAAATAAAGGAAGACAGAAAATGCTAAATACCATTACATAGACGAGTCCATTCAGTCAACACATGGGGGCGAAAGTAGCAGGAGTCACAAATCCACTCTTCCAGTATTCGCCATGGCCACCAAAAAGGATGAAAAAGAGGAACTCTGGTTAACCTTTCAATTTGGCATTTGGTGGTATTTCGCGTGGGTTTCGGTGCTTCACGAGATCTCACTACAAAACACATTAGTTTGACATTTGTTTGTGTCATTGATGTGCTGGAGAATAAACTTTCGTAAGAATTTCCTCTAACCAATTTATATGCTAGAAATGCGTGGCGTAATACTACAGTTAGAatgaaagctgctagagggaaACAAAACCATTGCCAATATGTCATGCCATGTCACCAGGGCGGTTACTTGTCAAGCCCTGTTTGGTGGAAAACATTGTGTTCACGCACTGATCACATGTACAACTGATGGCATGGCATGTTGCCAATGGTTTCTTTCCAACCTGGTGAGTGGTGACACCGGGGAATCCCCTGCAACGGTTTTTCACGACGACGGTTATACTGGGAGTGGTTGAGATTTCAAATAGTCATGCGGAGACCATTGTGCGACACGTCAACCGCGCGAAATCTCCTTGTTCAGTTGGTGGCACAAACGGCGGGGCGCGGGCGGGACACGACCATAGTTCTGCGGTGCCATCTGTCGTCAGGACGTCCATGTAACTGCACCACTCACGGTAAGAACTTTATTTTTAACTTAAACAAAGAGCTCACCCATGTGAATCTGAATGATGCACATTGGTAACGTTTCAGGTCGTGTACTCCAAGCGCTTCACACGTTTCTTTCTCATATgttttgtgtaacctttgagTTTGGTATGCTGGTTCCCCTCTTAAATTCATGGCTTCGTCGTTATCTCCAAGCAAAATGGCAAAGACCAGGGGCTTTTAATCCGAGGTACGTCTAGCCCTAGGATATGCGTGAAATTGACGTTACGCtgctctcaaagcagaggtcacgctccggcttgtttttgacgtcttttaaggcgttttgtcgggatttctatttcgtcaggttttctttttgtccgctagccgtTTGGCACTCGTACTAGTCGTAGAGTAACGCTACGTCACAAGGTTCGTTTTCCTCTTTTGCTCGGTGGCTCGCAAGTTTCCATAGTGACGACCTGTCTTCTGAGGGTCCAAAGTGGGGCGTCAATTGCTTTTTGATTACATCATTGCTATCGTTGTAATCAAACACCGGTCACCGATCTCAACATTCTGGTATTTTCTGACCATGTCATGGAGCTAAAATAGTCACAAGTACAGGTTATATTACTTCTCAAGTCTTCGGGGCACTACGTCTTCCTTCTCACCCTTGTAGTTGGTTTTTGTCCATTGTCTCACACACACTAGAAATGACGCCATACGTATTCCCTCtcagtgaacaaaaacaaacttcTCAAAATTGAGCAGTGTACTATGTAGGTGCAAGGACATTGATTATACAGTATGTCACTATCttcgcatgtacatgtacatacatatacatatcatttAGAAGGATGTACTAGTACACTGGActaaaaacaacatttacaCAAATACTATAGGCTCTGCAACTGTGACTATCATATTTCCCAACTTCATTTGTATTGCTGCTAACACTGTAAAGATCTACATCTCTTCATaagtgaacacacacacacacacactcacacaccaaTATCgttaactgtttgtttatttcttcattgtCTTTCTAAGCCAGAAAAGCTCTCTGGACTTTCAGGATCCGTGCCCTACATATTGGGCATTTTCTACCCCTGGATCTCATGGTGTGAGCGCAGCCCTCACAACAACACAAGTGGCCACATGGTATAAATACCATAGTAGCATCATTAGACATGCAAATTTTACACATTCTTTCCTCCTTCATTCGCTGTAGTCTCCGCTGAAGTTCCTCCATTGATGCTGGCGTTTCTGTAAGAGATGACAAAACAAGATATCAAACCACATGTCAAAGAAATCTTTCACCACAAATATCATCTCCAAAGCAAACATTCTAGTTCATCATCAAGCAACTCTTACTAAGTGGCAAAGGATTTTTATTTGGACCTCCACCATACACATGTGTACACATGCTATTCGTTTTCTAATAACCTTACTTTAAAATACGTTCATGTACAACTGTAACTCATTAACACAATAGATAGCGTTTGAGTGAAACATACCATCTTCAGGCTCTTCCATCTGCTCTAGAGCTGGCTCCTCCGGTTCCTGGTTTCCAGTTGGCGTTGGCCCTGTGGCGTTTCTGTCCTCTTCATCTTCTGTGTAAGGATCTTCTCCCAGATCTTCGCCTTCGTCCATTGCTAGCAAAGATTCCACGAGGTCTGTCATGGTCGTGAAGGGTCCCCTCCGCGCGCGAAGTCTCCTGCGTACTACAATCTCTACATTCTGCTGACCGAAGCCCATCTCTACAACGTTCCTTACTACTCTAGAGTCCATGGCATCTAAGACACGTTCTTCAAACTCATCCTCTGGGTCTCCGTCCCCTACTTCAACTGTAACGTTTGCAGCTCCTACTATGAAATCTTGAACGAAGTCCTGCTGTGAGTGGTGATGCGCCACCTGGAAATGATGAGAAAAAAggtttagatttttaaaatcattcttttttttttaaaactctgCAAGTTTACATTTGATTCAatacgaaaaaacaacaacccagAGCTTGAAGTGGTGACAGCCGGTTTCTAGTCTCATGCCCTCTACTTGCTACTGCTTCTTTTGTTATTCTATTTGTTCTAAAATGATGATTGTCACACATGCATTTTCTGGCTGATACCCATCCATGGCCTAAGGCTTtgcaataaaagaaaatatcgtCTTTGAAATAGTATCGTAATATGATTTATGTCTTATGTTCCTGACCATATAATTGGAAACCTTTTCCCATTTGCTACACCAGGGGGACTAATGTTTCATACGTCAACTTTAAAATCTGTATGTTTGAAGTACTTACTTGTACGAGTGAAGGAAAGGTGTTCTTTATCTGACGGACGTAGCCGATGCCTCGTTCCCTTAGCACAAAGCCACATTCCTCCCCGTACCAACGTGCATGTTCGGTCCACGGGTCATCCCCTGCTTGCCAGTCCTTCAGGCCTCCCTCGCACCAGTAGCACTTGACCTGGTCATCAATGTCTGGAATAGCAAGGGGGTGGCAACAAGGTTAGAATTCATTAATCTATCAGAaaggtttttgtgttttttcttttacttctgCTGTGGTGTTGTGATAAGTTTTAACATTCTCTATAGAGCAAGGTAGGTGGCCTGGAATGAAGTCGTGTTGTGACCTGGTTGTTGATACCTGTGGTAAAGGCGGTAACAAAGTTAGGAAAGTCTCCATTTCCAAAAGGCCTTTGTGCTTCTAACAAGCCCTGATGTGCTCAATCCTTGAATGTATGATCAGAACAAACAGGATATCATTGTTAATGTTAAGGAGAATAACTATAGCATACAATGCATATGATAAAGTATCTTTGAAAAGATCAACTAAAATCAAGTTTACAAACTTTTTGTGTCAAGTTTATATGGGAAAGCAAATCAGAGCTATTAGTGGTGACAGTCTTCCTTGCTCATGTTTTACCTACAAAATGTAGAGAACACTCACATGTATAATAAAACCCAGCCTGTGCAAGCTTGCGTGGTGATATAGGGCTGTACAGGGGCCAGCGGAAGAAAGTCGACAACCGGTCTTCTTCAGACGACAGCTCGGGATGCTTCGGACAGTCAGTTCCTCCTGGTGGCGGTGGAGGTGGTTCACTCTCTATGTGCCCAAgcctttgaaaaaacaaaacacaagattTAACTTTAAAACATATACCGGTACTTTTAGACTGCAGTAACTGGAAACCAGGTGTGAGTGTGCCATagctgattaaaaaaaaaactgattgcCTTTATAGGTATGTTTATGCGATCAGAATAAAATAAATATATTGTAACATTCCAAGATGGCACAATATAATTTTGACTATCTGGAAATAAAAGGATGTGAATCTCCAAAATCAATCCACAAATTGAGgtagtaggtacatgtaggtattccAAGCCATGATGCAAGCTATTGTCTTAGGGAAAGTATGGAAGTAACAGGAAAGCAATCAGCAATGATACCTCTCTGGTGGATGTTCCACTGTTGAATCCTGCTGGGCGAAGTTCCTCCACTCTCCAGTTCTAGACTGCTGCGCGGTCCCTCCGTCAGGGCTGTCCTGTGGAACATTAGAGGTTGCAGGGTTGTCCAGGGGAACGTTGGAGGTTGCACAGTCCCTTATGAAGGGGCAGTGTGGGTAATGTCGCTTATGTTCCGTCTTTGGGTCATCGCCCTCCTCCCATTGGTGGAGAACACCTCCGCAGAACGCGCACTCCACTTTGTCCCGTACCCCGAGATAGAAGAAGCCGAGTTTCGCCAACAGTTCTGGGCGAACAGGCGTTCCTTCCGGCCAGCCAAAGAAAGTATGGACCCTATGAAGCTCCGTGTTTAAGTCTTTTGGACAGTGTTCACTGCAATGTTTTAGATTTCTAGGAGTCTCTGACGTGTCGTATGCATAGAAGTCAGAAGCTGCACATGCGTTACTTGCAGTATTCATGGATAATCTTTGCATTGGTTGTATACAAGAATCGGGAGAATCGTTTCCAGTGCTAGAAGATTGTTGTCTAACGATGTTTAATGTGGTACTAGTAGCATTGTCTGGTATGTCAACACCACTATGTCGTGAAGAAATGTTGCTTGGAGATTGTAGGGATTGATTGTCTTTCATGAAAAGTTCTCTTGCAAATGGACAGTCTTGGTTTTCTTGGTAATGCTTTTGAAGGggtacatctccgtccaaccaTCCACTAATTGTCTGACCACATTGAAAGCATTGTACTGTATCACCTTGTCCTGTGTAGTACAGCCCAGCCTTTGCCATTGCACGCGGTTTTATACTTGCATTTCTATCTGGCCATTTTGCGAATGACCCTAATCTAACGATTTCGGTAGTATACATGGCCTGTACACTAGGTTCCGCCCCAGCCTCTACAATACTGGTCATGAAGCAGGCACTACTAAATACTGGGTTCAAAGGCACCGAGGTTGAAACTTCTCTACTAGGGTTTAGAAGTGCTTGCTCCATGACACAAGGTGAAGAGAGCAGGGCAGTATCCTGGCCATCTATGTGATCTATTGGCCGAGAACACTGCCCATGCCCTGGTGCAGAGGCTAAAGCAGGGCCTTGTGACACCCATCTAGATCTGCTGCTTAGACTTTCTGTAGTGTTAACATTCAACTCACCTATGCTCATTTTTACTAGACTTTCAATATTACGTGCGTCACAAATGTGAATGCTAAGGTGTATCTCAACACTCTTCTTATTGGACTCAATTTTGACGATGACCGTAATATTGGCGGTGAGATTTGGATTCCAACGTTGTATTTGGGACTAGAACAACTTGTGTTTCCTTCCCAAATGACAGCACAGAAATGTTGTAGATTGAGCCTGTAGTGAAACAATgtgggaaaaaaagtattttctaaTTACTTCACTCATTAAGCaagacaaatacaaaatatatgattGTATGAAGACAAAACATGTCATAAATGATTTATTGATACTTATGATgttaaaataaaaccactggaaAGTGACAGCAGCTAGACAAAGACTGTAATGTTCTGCTATACATGGATAATCTATAAGATTGTAAGACTAGTCGACAGACATTACTGACCTGAATCACTTTCATATGTCAGCAGTTCACGCCACCCTGCTTTAGCCTCTGCACTAGTTCTGTCTCTAGAAAAACAATAAACATACATAGATTAATGTCTGGGAGAAGACTGAAAATCAATGTACATATATCTACCATTGCTATAACTTTTCCCCCTTTTAAACACCGTGACTTTTCGGtagtaaaaaaaacactcattaaaaaaatgtcttgTCCCGTAACAGTCCTACAAGATTGTCTTtaatagaaaaaaacataaaactaAGAAGCGATAAGTTTAAAATATGGGTCCAAAGTCTACATTGCTCAAATATCGGCACTGCTGTATATCAAATCAATGGTGCCATCAGCTCTTGCTGTCCAATTGTTTGTCCAAAAAGTTGTTATGCTACTTGCCTCCGCAAGGTGCCCTTGCTCATTACCTAGAATTTGAACAGTCAGGCAGTTTTGTGACCAACCACCACACACCCCAAAAAGCTGTCATTGCTCAGGTGTTATTTAAGGCACAGGAACTGATGAAATCCTTACTAGTAAGTTAAAATACATATTGATCCCAAAGTACATACTACATTAGGCATTGACTTTAAAACATGGAACAAATATGTTAACAACAGTATGGAACTTGTAGGCCTCAACTTTGGCATTTTGCCAACATAGGTGTTGTTTAACAAAGGTGTACTGTTTGCCTTCTTGGAAAAGTGTATTTTGGCAACTTTACATGCCCTGCGTGGATTTGTTATGTACTAAACTATGCTGGAAAACAAGCTTCGTCATTGGGAGAGTTTTTTGGGGATCGTGGTTTAAATCTAAGTTTCCAAAGTAATGGTGACTGACATGTTCAGACACTGCAACATATACCTTTGTCCCAATCATGAGTCAGAGTAACCTATGTACCTATTGTCTGATTACGACAGCttgtgcaacaacaaaaatggggcaaaacatgcaacaaaatCCTTGTAACAGTTCATTGGAAAACAATCATGGACTTCCATGTATCCTTACGATGATTTTCAATATGTTAG
The nucleotide sequence above comes from Branchiostoma lanceolatum isolate klBraLanc5 chromosome 14, klBraLanc5.hap2, whole genome shotgun sequence. Encoded proteins:
- the LOC136448722 gene encoding uncharacterized protein, which translates into the protein MSIGELNVNTTESLSSRSRWVSQGPALASAPGHGQCSRPIDHIDGQDTALLSSPCVMEQALLNPSREVSTSVPLNPVFSSACFMTSIVEAGAEPSVQAMYTTEIVRLGSFAKWPDRNASIKPRAMAKAGLYYTGQGDTVQCFQCGQTISGWLDGDVPLQKHYQENQDCPFARELFMKDNQSLQSPSNISSRHSGVDIPDNATSTTLNIVRQQSSSTGNDSPDSCIQPMQRLSMNTASNACAASDFYAYDTSETPRNLKHCSEHCPKDLNTELHRVHTFFGWPEGTPVRPELLAKLGFFYLGVRDKVECAFCGGVLHQWEEGDDPKTEHKRHYPHCPFIRDCATSNVPLDNPATSNVPQDSPDGGTAQQSRTGEWRNFAQQDSTVEHPPERLGHIESEPPPPPPGGTDCPKHPELSSEEDRLSTFFRWPLYSPISPRKLAQAGFYYTYIDDQVKCYWCEGGLKDWQAGDDPWTEHARWYGEECGFVLRERGIGYVRQIKNTFPSLVQVAHHHSQQDFVQDFIVGAANVTVEVGDGDPEDEFEERVLDAMDSRVVRNVVEMGFGQQNVEIVVRRRLRARRGPFTTMTDLVESLLAMDEGEDLGEDPYTEDEEDRNATGPTPTGNQEPEEPALEQMEEPEDETPASMEELQRRLQRMKEERMCKICMSNDATMVFIPCGHLCCCEGCAHTMRSRGRKCPICRARILKVQRAFLKKTKRKAKTSHKANMAQGYGTKGQDEPDLARDTARLGRPETAARGKVQQQNRPDPLEICLSITMNRMASFAPLNQLLMSMNVRKLANAGLYYPGTGNKLVCFHCNGTIDIENWTDHNEPIGKHNRLYPQCSYSKALDVADGGISHHVNGECKTKRPQPNSNCERTVDLTDAGASNLKKTEVNDVRSCNRLCPKDLNTELHRLHTYYGYGWPMDTPVSPEQLAKLGFFYLGVRDKVECAFCGGVLHQWEQGDDPKVEHERHYSHCPFIRGYATSNVPLESTTQSSSQGDTNSNAKLSPFIQQSSLPQSATVSSQRQQQSHYSHEKEQRSQTEGKKEPKHPELSSEELRFSTFLRWPLYSPIAPRKLAQAGFYYTHVDDQVRCFWCDGGLKDWQAEDDPWTEHARWYGEKCDFVLRQKTLSFVQEVKRRHPVLGQVPHEEKTFKQAFVSNGPAASGCQQTGVQDPQAETPYQAMFQEAMDSRLIQSALEMGFERQQVEKIVQKQLRRNGRPFAKMTDIVEALLAHEEGQTSDEDEEKMNASETKTQTAQENPPVSGAQAVSGAQAPLPAPSEAQGTTGEEEQAPSDVISLQRQLQQLMEERMCKICMDETACMVLIPCGHMCCCENCVQMLRTRGGRCPMCRARIQRVQKTFVA